The Oceanidesulfovibrio indonesiensis DNA segment TGTCGGCAACTCGGAAAATGCGGTGCTCAGCCAAGTCTATGTGGCGATGATCGTCCACCTGCTGCTGGCGTACCTGAAGTTCCGCTCCAAGATCGGTTGGAGCCTCCAGGAGATGATCCAGTTGCTCCAGCTCAATGTGTTCAAGCGTACGGACCTGGAGGCGTTCTTCAAACCGCCAGGGAAAATCTCAAAGATCGATGCCAGTTATCCGCTGCTGGCAATGGCGAGTTAACCGGACAGCAATGTCCTTCTATTTATTAGGTCAAATTTGTTGATAACTCCACAATTGTGCCTTCTTAGCATTTATCAGTTCATCATGCCGCAGCGACTGCAATAACATGACAATAAAAAGTAAAATCACTGTTCAGCTCCCTGAAAGATTCAATGCTAGCACTATGACTGGCTTTATCGAGAGCATTCTTGACAATGAGCTCAAGCCGAATAGTAATCATATAATCATAGATTTTACGAATCTATCCTTCATTACTTCTGAGGGTGTCGTCATACTACACAACATTACTTTATGGCTTACGAGAAATAACGTTAAGACACAATTCCGAATTCCTCGTCTTTCGAATTCTCCAGGACAAGCTAATGCGCTCAAGTACTTGGATGATACCGGATTTTTCCAACTACACCTACATGAAAGACTCTGGGATTCCTCTAAACTTAGAAGTACTACCATTGAAATCAAAGAAGTCGCTATTGAACAATATATACAGTGGTTGAACTTTACGTTTTTCCCTTGGCTAAGTGGTAGACTTAACCAGCAGGAAACTGGATTTGCTGAACTCAACACTTGCCTTCAAGAAATATTTAATAACATCCGAGATCATTCTCAGGAGGATATCGGTTGTGTTTTTGCGCAGCACTACCCCGCTAAGAACCGAGTGGATATATCAATTTCTGACTTCGGCGTTGGAATACCGAACACTGTGAGAAAAGTTAATGCCTTAATTTCTGATGAAAAGGCTTTGGCCCTTGCGACAGAAGAAGGATTTACTTCAGGCCAAACTATCAGGAATCGCGGAGCAGGACTACACTACCTACTTGAATGTGTCACTTTGACATTTAATGGTTGCCTCAAAATATATTCTGGCTTTGGTGAACTTAAATCATATTCGAGAAAAAACGCGGCACACTATAGAACTACCAAGAACAACTGCTTTTACCCTGGCACACTATTAAGTATTTCAGTTGACGATAGAATAATATTCACTGGCGACGAGGAGGAAGACTTCTCATGGTAATAAATATAACAAATTTAACAAAAAATGCTTCAACATACGAAGACGGCATTGTTGTATTTAAAGTAATAAAAAATCATCTCGACCAAGGCCACACCATACGCCTTTCATTTTCTGGCATTCATAATGTCCCGTCTTCATTTGTTAACTCTGCCGTAATTCAACTGCTGGAGCACTATTCTTTTGATTTTATACGCGAGCACCTTTTCTTCATAAACACAACAAAACAAATCAATGATATGATCAGACGTCGCTTTGCATTTGAAATATCGAGAGACATGTCATCTAAAACAAGGCATTAACTTTTTTCAACGACTCTTGCGTTACGCCTTATTCTGTTGTGATAAATATTGGCCGCTCCCCCATCCGGAAGGAGCGGCCTCATTCATTCCATATTCAAGCCAGCTTGCAGCTCTATTCCTGGGAGCAAGAAATTTTAAACTTCTTGCTCCCGCGGCGTTCGCCGCGTGGCCCCGCCTGGAGCGTGGCCGTCCTTATAACTGGGCCGCGAAAATGTAAGAATTTTCTGCTCCCAGTAATATCAGCAGCCCTCGCCCGAGCCGCCGCACGCCGTGCCGCAGGTGCTGGGCTTTTTGTGCATCAGCTTGCTCAGGTCGCCGCCCTGGTAGACGGCCTCCAGGCCCTGCTCGATGA contains these protein-coding regions:
- a CDS encoding ATP-binding protein; amino-acid sequence: MTIKSKITVQLPERFNASTMTGFIESILDNELKPNSNHIIIDFTNLSFITSEGVVILHNITLWLTRNNVKTQFRIPRLSNSPGQANALKYLDDTGFFQLHLHERLWDSSKLRSTTIEIKEVAIEQYIQWLNFTFFPWLSGRLNQQETGFAELNTCLQEIFNNIRDHSQEDIGCVFAQHYPAKNRVDISISDFGVGIPNTVRKVNALISDEKALALATEEGFTSGQTIRNRGAGLHYLLECVTLTFNGCLKIYSGFGELKSYSRKNAAHYRTTKNNCFYPGTLLSISVDDRIIFTGDEEEDFSW
- a CDS encoding STAS-like domain-containing protein, which produces MVINITNLTKNASTYEDGIVVFKVIKNHLDQGHTIRLSFSGIHNVPSSFVNSAVIQLLEHYSFDFIREHLFFINTTKQINDMIRRRFAFEISRDMSSKTRH